The proteins below come from a single Eucalyptus grandis isolate ANBG69807.140 chromosome 3, ASM1654582v1, whole genome shotgun sequence genomic window:
- the LOC104435952 gene encoding probable receptor-like serine/threonine-protein kinase At5g57670 encodes MRYIRTNSLKRLFSLKRRSFDGDIPSPSSVNEQDNKSTSKIAPGAEPFQRPTWKCFSFEEIFQATRGFSSENLVGKGGYAEVYRGMLEDGEEIAVKRLNRGSSEERKVKEFLTEIGTIGHVCHPNVLSLLGCCIDNGLYLIFQFSSRGSVASLVHDENLPPVEWKTRYKIALGTAKGLHYLHKDCQRRIIHRDIKSSNILLTADFEPLISDFGLAKWLPTQWSHHSIAPIEGTFGHLAPEYFMHGIVDEKTDVFAFGVFLLELISGRKPVYGSHQSLHGWAKPILNQGEIEKLVDPRLGGAYDVSQMKRLAFAASLCIRSSSMWRPTMNEVLEVMVEEKLDEERWNMPKEDEGDPEEFWGFEDLECEQEYESSSFSGSPLGSMSTGSS; translated from the exons ATGAGATACATCAGAACGAACAGCTTGAAGCGGCTCTTCTCTTTGAAAAGGCGCAGTTTTGATGGAGATATTCCGAGCCCAAGCAGCGTCAACGAACAAGACAACAAAAGCACCTCCAAGATTGCTCCGGGAGCAGAGCCCTTTCAGAGACCCACTTGGAAATGCTTCtcttttgaagagatttttcaAGCCACTCGGGGTTTCAGCTCAg AGAATCTAGTTGGGAAAGGAGGGTATGCAGAGGTTTACAGAGGAATGCTGGAAGATGGGGAGGAAATAGCAGTGAAGAGGCTGAACAGGGGCTCTAGcgaagagagaaaagtgaaggaGTTCTTGACAGAGATTGGCACAATTGGCCACGTTTGTCACCCAAATGTGTTGTCACTGTTGGGTTGTTGCATCGACAATGGTCTCTACCTCATCTTCCAGTTCTCTTCAAGAGGCTCTGTTGCCTCTCTAGTTCACG ACGAGAATTTGCCCCCAGTCGAGTGGAAAACCAGATACAAAATTGCTCTCGGCACGGCTAAGGGTCTCCATTATTTGCACAAAGATTGTCAGAGAAGGATAATTCACCGAGATATCAAGTCTTCAAACATTCTATTAACTGCAGATTTCGAGCCACTG ATTTCTGATTTTGGGCTTGCAAAATGGCTGCCAACTCAGTGGTCACATCATTCAATTGCTCCTATTGAAGGCACATTTGG ACACTTAGCACCGGAGTACTTCATGCATGGAATAGTGGATGAGAAGACAGATGTGTTTGCTTTTGGAGTTTTTCTACTGGAACTTATTTCTGGCAGGAAACCTGTTTATGGGTCTCACCAAAGCTTACATGGCTGG GCCAAGCCAATACTGAATCAAGGGGAGATTGAGAAGCTGGTGGATCCAAGGCTTGGAGGGGCCTATGATGTTTCACAGATGAAAAGACTTGCGTTTGCAGCATCGTTGTGCATCCGGTCTTCGTCCATGTGGCGCCCTACTATGAACGAG GTCTTAGAGGTAATGGTTGAAGAGAAACTCGATGAAGAGAGGTGGAACATGCCAAAGGAAGATGAAGGAGATCCAGAGGAGTTCTGGGGTTTTGAGGACTTGGAATGTGAGCAAGAATATGAATCCAGTTCCTTCTCTGGTTCTCCTCTGGGCTCTATGTCAACTGGAAGTTCTTAG
- the LOC104435950 gene encoding serine carboxypeptidase-like 18, with protein MGKSKEDIVRIQARCLVLGLLGLVLFTASASASNIIKYLPGYDGELPFTLEAGYIGVGETEDVQLFYYFVESQRSPAMDPVVLWLTGGPGCSTLLAFFYESGPLSFVYSGYNGSLPSLTLNPYTWTKALNIIYLDQPVGTGFSYSTTQDGYDTGDTRSAALTYEFIRKWMLSHPNFKSNQLYVGGDSYSGVTVPLVIQAIMDSNQEQVYPQMNLKGYILGNPKTDTYIDDNSRLSFANRLTLIPDELFLIANASCGGDFVTEQTDNEKCEAAMQTFEDLTRQINLQQVLEPACTMTSPEPTEMNVDRRSLREQSRELLRLHTKDTAYWCRNYRHVLSGIWANDKSVQEALHIRDGTITLWKMCNSSMSYDEEFDSVISYHKNFSESSELRALIYSGDHDMSIPHLATRQWIQSFDMTLLDTWRPWFVNAQVAGYTEEYENNDYTLHFVTVKGGGHIAAEYKQEQCAAMMDRWFAYYPL; from the exons ATGGGGAAGAGTAAGGAGGATATCGTTCGCATTCAGGCCCGGTGTTTGGTGCTTGGTCTGCTCGGTCTGGTACTTTTCACGGCCAGTGCGTCGGCTAGCAACATCATCAAGTACCTCCCGGGCTACGATGGCGAGCTTCCCTTCACACTCGAAGCAGG ATACATTGGAGTGGGAGAGACAGAGGACGTGCAGCTATTCTACTACTTCGTGGAGTCTCAGAGGTCGCCGGCGATGGACCCGGTCGTGCTCTGGCTCACCGGCGGTCCTGGCTGCTCCACCCTCTTGGCTTTCTTCTACGAGAGCG GTCCATTAAGTTTTGTATATTCAGGATACAATGGGAGCTTGCCATCCCTTACATTGAATCCCTATACATGGACAAAG GCCCTTAATATAATCTATCTAGATCAACCGGTAGGCACTGGATTCTCTTACTCAACAACCCAAGATGGTTATGACACTGGCGACACAAGATCTGCTGCGTTAACTTATGAGTTCATAAGGAAG TGGATGTTGAGTCATCCCAATTTCAAGTCAAACCAACTGTACGTCGGAGGAGATTCTTACTCGGGCGTAACTGTTCCACTGGTCATCCAAGCAATCATGGATA gcAATCAAGAACAGGTATATCCACAGATGAACCTCAAG GGCTATATACTCGGGAACCCTAAGACGGATACTTATATTGATGACAACTCCAGGTTATCATTTGCAAACAGGCTGACCCTTATTCCTGACGAGCTCTTTCTG ATTGCCAATGCAAGCTGCGGAGGGGACTTTGTGACTGAACAAACAGACAATGAAAAATGCGAGGCAGCTATGCAGACCTTTGAAGAT TTGACCCGTCAAATAAATCtgcaacaagttttagaacCAGCATGTACGATGACATCCCCAGAACCAACTGAAATGAATGTAGACAGGAGATCTTTAAGAGAACAGTCCCGAGAGCTTCTCCGTTTACATACTAAGGACACTGCATACTGGTGTAGG AATTATCGTCATGTGCTAAGTGGCATTTGGGCAAATGATAAATCCGTGCAGGAAGCTCTTCACATTCGAGAT GGAACGATAACACTTTGGAAGATGTGCAACAGCAGTATGTCTTACGATGAGGAATTCGACAGTGTTATCAGCTATCATAAGAACTTCTCAGAGTCGTCAGAGTTACGAGCATTGATATACAG CGGCGACCATGACATGTCTATTCCCCACCTTGCGACGCGGCAGTGGATCCAATCTTTTGATATGACTCTGTTGGATACATGGCGACCATGGTTCGTAAATGCACAAGTCGCGGG TTACACAGAAGAATACGAAAATAACGACTACACTCTCCACTTTGTGACCGTAAAG GGCGGGGGACATATTGCAGCAGAGTACAAGCAGGAGCAATGCGCTGCTATGATGGATAGATGGTTTGCTTACTATCCTCTGTAG
- the LOC104435951 gene encoding serine carboxypeptidase-like 17: MYKSKNRPSLGPILTIVSSLSFPSSSSSAQARTGMAPQGALACYLFLHLLLALAPVALSQKVVTTLPGYDGELPFYLETGYIGVGELEESQLFYYFVESQRSPALDPLMLWLTGGPGCSVLSAFFYESGPVEFSYVGYNGSLPSMHVNPHTWTQGLNIIYVDAPIGTGFSYSTTAENYYIDDYRASYEIYQFLRKWLIQHPQFLKNILYIGGDSYSGIPLPMVVKLIYDGNGDGAVPYLNLKGYVLGNPKTDDFVDDNSRVPFAHRLTLISTEQFEEATEACNGDFVNINASNADCDTDIGAIDVMVEEINLMHVLEPICQVAYSRPAKTIRGKTVVFEEDYENFLATGAKPAHWCRDYNYVLSAIWANDKTVRAALGVREGTKGVWNRCNSSLAYTKSVTSSVGYHQNLSTSNLRALIYSGDHDMSVTHIGTQNWIYSLNLTLYDVWRPWFVDGQIAGYTQEFINDDFTLDYATIKGAGHVAPEYKPKQCYEMLDRWLAYYPL; encoded by the exons ATGTATAAAAGCAAAAACCGACCGTCTCTCGGGCCCATCCTTACTATTGTGTCGTCGCTCTCCTTCccgtcttcctcctcttccgCGCAAGCTCGGACCGGCATGGCCCCGCAGGGTGCGTTGGCTTGCTACTTGTTTCTGCATCTCCTGCTGGCTCTCGCTCCCGTCGCCTTGTCACAGAAGGTCGTCACGACGCTTCCTGGCTACGATGGGGAACTGCCCTTCTATCTCGAAACTGG GTACATCGGTGTAGGGGAACTAGAGGAGTCACAGCTGTTTTACTACTTTGTGGAGTCACAGAGGTCCCCTGCACTGGACCCACTCATGCTTTGGCTCACTGGAGGCCCCGGTTGCTCTGTTCTCTCTGCTTTTTTCTATGAAAGTG GTCCAGTGGAATTTTCTTACGTTGGCTACAACGGGAGCTTGCCATCAATGCATGTGAACCCTCATACTTGGACACAG GGCCTCAACATCATATACGTAGATGCACCAATTGGAACGGGATTCTCTTATTCAACAACTGCAGAGAATTATTACATTGATGACTATAGAGCTTCTTATGAGATCTACCAGTTTCTGAGAAAG TGGTTGATTCAACACCCTCAGTTCTTAAAAAATATACTGTACATCGGTGGGGATTCTTACTCTGGCATACCACTTCCGATGGTCGTCAAATTAATATATGACG GTAATGGTGATGGAGCTGTGCCATACCTGAATCTTAAA GGATATGTGCTTGGAAATCCGAAAACAGATGACTTTGTCGACGACAATTCAAGAGTCCCATTTGCCCACCGACTTACCCTCATATCAACTGAACAGTTCGAG GAAGCTACGGAAGCTTGTAATGGTGATTTTGTGAACATAAATGCAAGCAACGCGGACTGCGACACGGACATTGGCGCCATTGATGTG ATGGTGGAAGAAATTAATCTAATGCATGTTCTGGAACCCATCTGCCAAGTTGCATATTCCAGACCGGCTAAAACAATCAGAGGAAAAACAGTAGTGTTTGAAGAAGATTACGAAAACTTCTTAGCTACAGGAGCCAAGCCTGCACATTGGTGTAGG GACTATAATTATGTTCTCTCTGCCATATGGGCTAACGACAAGACTGTCCGAGCTGCTCTTGGTGTTCGAGAG GGGACCAAAGGTGTCTGGAACCGGTGCAATAGCAGTTTAGCCTATACAAAGTCTGTCACTAGTAGTGTAGGGTACCACCAAAATCTGAGTACTTCGAACCTCAGAGCTCTTATATATAG TGGTGACCATGACATGTCCGTCACGCACATTGGTACGCAAAACTGGATCTATTCTCTCAATCTGACTTTGTATGACGTTTGGAGGCCGTGGTTCGTCGATGGCCAAATTGCAGG GTATACACAGGAgttcatcaatgatgattttaCTCTAGATTATGCCACCATAAAG GGCGCCGGCCATGTTGCTCCGGAGTACAAGCCTAAGCAATGCTACGAAATGTTAGATCGCTGGCTTGCTTACTACCCTCTATGA